ACATAAAGCTTATAACCGGGAGTATCATCTCCGTTGTACTCAGAGAGAGAAACCTGCTTGGGCTTTTGCTCCTCAGATGCATCATCCTGGGAATCATCATCATTGCTGCTCTCCGCAGGACCGTCATCCAAAACAGGATTCTCCTCAATCTCTTTTTTTATCCTTTGCTCCAGCTCAATAGAGGGAAGCTCCAGAAGTTTAATTGTCTGGATTTGAAGCGGTGAGAGCCGCTGCTGCATTTTTTGCTGTAGCCCCTGTTTTAGCATATCACAAAGATACTATTTTTGTTTTAATTTTGCCTCCCGATAGGGAGTGCCATGCAAGCTCAAAGAGCATTGGCCGCACAGGAAAAAAGCATAGGCGCCGCAGCACAAACTGCACAAGAAAAATGGATGCAATTCAGATAGACATAAAAAAAGTGGTAGCAAACAAAAATGAAAAACTTGCACGCAAGCTTCCATCCTTTGTCTACTCCATTATTGCAAAAATAGTTCACCTTAAAGAGATAAATGAAATTTTAAAAGAGTGCAACGGACTAAGCGGGGCTGATTTTGCGGGAGGTGCACTTAAATATTTAAATGTCAAGGGAATAATAAGATACGCAGACCGGGCGGAGGAGACGTTTAACTGTCGTGAAAAGGAAAAAGAGAATAAAAATTTTAAATATGTTTTTGTCTCCAATCACCCCCTTGGAGGACTGGACGGTTTAATTTTAATTAGCGAGCTTACAAAGAGATTTGGTCCTGCAAAATTTATTGTGAATGATTTTTTATACAACATTCCGCCGCTAAAAGACATCTTTATTCCGGTGAACAAAATGGGAAAAACTTCCCGGGCAAATTTGGAAAATATAAAAAAGGCATACGCAGATAATTACAATTTGTGCAATTTCCCCGCGGGCCTGTGTTCCAGACTAATAAACGGAGATATTAAGGATACGGAGTGGCATAAAAATTTTGTCGGGGAAGCCGTTGAGAGCGGAAGAGATATTGTTCCCGTTTTTTTTAGCGGAAGAAATTCAAAGGCATTCTATAGGCTTGCAAAAATCAGAAAATTTCTGGGGATAAAATTCAATGTAGAGATGATGTTTTTGCCTCATGAATTGTTCAGACAAAAGGGGGCGGAGTTTAGCATGGTCATTGGAAATCCCATAAGTCCGCAGGAGATAAAAGAATCGGAAATGAATGCTCAGCAATGGTGCAATATAATTAGGGGTAAAGTTTATGAATATGGAAGCAGTTATTCAGCCAGTAGATAGAGAGCTGATAAAGAATGAGTTAACAGAAGATAAATTTGTACGCAAAACCCGTACGGGAGGGAACTTGCTGTATGAGGTTACGGCGGAGAATTCCCCCAATGTTATGAGGGAAATTGGCCGGCTGCGTGAAATTTCTTTCCGCCTTGGAGGAGGAGGAACGGGGAAATCCATGGACATTGACCCGTTTGACACTGACCCTTATAATGCTTATAACCAGCTAATTGTATGGGACCCGGAAGACAAGGAAATTCTTGGCGGGTACAGGTATATAATGTGCGGCGGACTCCCGATAGAGAAACTTGCAACTGCTGAGCTATACAACTTTTCTGAGAAATTTCAGAAAGAATATATGCCGTGGACAATAGAGCTGGGACGCTCTTTCATCCAGCCTAACTATCAGAGTACCAATTTAAAACGCAAAAGCGTTTTTGCATTGGATAACTTGTGGGACGGACTTGGAGCTCTGGTTTTGAAGTATGACAATATCAAATTCCTCTTTG
The window above is part of the Bacteroidales bacterium genome. Proteins encoded here:
- a CDS encoding glycerol acyltransferase, which encodes MDAIQIDIKKVVANKNEKLARKLPSFVYSIIAKIVHLKEINEILKECNGLSGADFAGGALKYLNVKGIIRYADRAEETFNCREKEKENKNFKYVFVSNHPLGGLDGLILISELTKRFGPAKFIVNDFLYNIPPLKDIFIPVNKMGKTSRANLENIKKAYADNYNLCNFPAGLCSRLINGDIKDTEWHKNFVGEAVESGRDIVPVFFSGRNSKAFYRLAKIRKFLGIKFNVEMMFLPHELFRQKGAEFSMVIGNPISPQEIKESEMNAQQWCNIIRGKVYEYGSSYSASR
- a CDS encoding GNAT family N-acetyltransferase; translated protein: MEAVIQPVDRELIKNELTEDKFVRKTRTGGNLLYEVTAENSPNVMREIGRLREISFRLGGGGTGKSMDIDPFDTDPYNAYNQLIVWDPEDKEILGGYRYIMCGGLPIEKLATAELYNFSEKFQKEYMPWTIELGRSFIQPNYQSTNLKRKSVFALDNLWDGLGALVLKYDNIKFLFGKVTMYTSYNQRARNILLNFLNKYFPDPDNMVTSKEPLDCNTHDPYINSLFEGLQYKDGYKVLVKEIKNNGEHIPPLINSYMKLSPSMKVFGSAINHGFGDVEETGILINIQDIYPEKITRHIMPLIEWGQKHAPKWWKDKLPLKKAKKKSEEGDSGHFSVHIH